CAGGGTATCTGAATAGTGAATCTCGTCGGGCCGCCCGGGTCGCCGTCGAGGTTGAATTCGAACCGGTGGTGGGTGAGAATCTCCTGCACCAGCGTCAGGCCGATCCCCTGGCCGGTCTCTTTGGTGCTGAAAAAAGGTGTAAAGATCAGATGCTTCACCTCGGGCGGAATGCCCGAGCCGGTATCCTCGATGGAGATGAGAAGGCCGGACCCCCTTTGCTCGAGCCGTACACGGATGACGCCCTCCCGCCCGATTGCCTCCATGGCGTTCTTCAGGATGTTCACGAACACCTGTTCCATCTGGTGGGGGTCGATAGGACGGGAAACGTTAGCCGAGACGTCGAACTCCGTCCGGATTTCAATCGACCGGCTGTCGCACTCCGGCTTCATCAACGCGCAGATTTCCCCCAGCATCGCTTTAAGGTCTACGGGACTCTTGACGGGTTGGGGGAGCCGGACAATGTCCGCGAAGCTCTTCATGAAGGCGTTGAGGTGCTCCGTGCGCGAGATGGCGATCCGGATCGCGTTGACGAAATCCATCCGGTCTTCCTCCCGCAACTGGTCCCGGTAGTGCAGGCTGGAATGGAGCAGCGAGTTGGCGGCGCCGATCGAGTTGTTGACTTCGTGGGACATCATCCTGATCAGCTTTTCGTAGGCGGCCTTCTCCGATTGGCGCAATTCCTCGGTCAATTCCTCGAGCAGAAAGAATGTGCGCGGAAAACCGCGGTCGAGGAATTCCGAGCGTATGCACTTCAATCTCCGGATCCCGTGCATCGTGACGAGGATCGATTCGCCGGCCTTCAGGGCGCGTAACGGCGCCGAGAGGGGGGAAGAGAGTTCCTCGAGACGCTTTCCGTTCATTCCCCGCGCCGGGCACTGAAAAAATTGTTCCGCCGCCGGATTCGCCATCGAGACCTTCTGCTCGAAATCGAATGTGATGATCCCCGCGGGGGAGGCGGCCATGATCTTTTCGAGGAAAAAGTGCTGTTCCTGGAGCGCGAGCCGCTCGTCCTGGAGCGTTTCGATCATCTTGTTGTAGACCCCGATGAGCGCATCCATTTCGGGCTGCCCCGAAAGCCGCAGCCGCGTGGTGAAGTCCTTCTCTCTCAGGGAATCGGCTCCCGCCAGAAGGAGATCGAGCGGCTGGAAGAGCCCCTTAAAGAGTTTGAACGCCACGATCCCCGAGAGAAGGAGGAGCGCCTCGAGTGCCAGGAACCAGATCCGGTACTCCCAGAGAAGGGAGACGATCCACACCGCGGACGCGAGATGGAGAACGACGATGTAGAGGATGAATTTGCGGCGGAGCGTCACGTCCTGATCCCGAACTTCTCAAACCGCCGGTACAGCGCCGCGCGGCTCAAGCCCAGCGACTGAGCGACTTTGCTGATATTTCCCTCGAAGTGCTCCATTGATTTCAGGATCATTCCCCGTTCGATCTCGTCCAGTGTGGCGCTCCCCACGGGGGGGAGAGCCTGCTCCTTTGCCGCATCCGGCCCGGGACTCATCGATGCGGAAAAATCCTCGATCGTGAGGATTTCCTTCCCGCACAGAAGGACCGCGCGCTCGATCACGTGCCGGAGTTGCCGGATGTTGCCGGGCCAATGCAACCCCTGCAGCCACCGCATGGCGTCCGGGGCAATCGACAGGGTCGCCCTGCGGTAGACATTCGCGAGACTCTGGATGAAATAGCCGGCAAGGAGAGGGATGTCGCCCCGCCGCTCCCTGAGCGGGGCAAGGTGGATGGCGATCAGGTTGAGCCGGTAAAGAAGATCCTCGCGGAATTTCCCGCGGGAAACAGCGTCGCTGAGATCGGCGTTGGTGGCCGAAAGGACGCGCACATCGACCGCGCGGGTCTCGCTCGAGCCGACCTGCTCAAACGTCCGGTCCTGCAGCACACGGAGCATTTTCACCTGGCAGCTTCCGTCAAGATCGCCGATTTCATCGAGAAAAATCGTCCCGCCGGCTGCCGCCTCAAATCTGCCCGCCCGATCCTGGCGGGCGTCGGTGAAGGCGCCCTTCACATGGCCGAACATCTCGCTGTCGAACAGGCTTGAAGAGATTCCTGCGATGTTCACCTTCAGGAACGGGCCGTCCCTGCGGTTGCTGTTGCGGTGGATCGCTTCGGCCACGAGCTCCTTTCCGGTCCCGCTTTCGCCGGTGATGAGCACCGA
This window of the Bacteroidota bacterium genome carries:
- a CDS encoding ATP-binding protein, which gives rise to MTLRRKFILYIVVLHLASAVWIVSLLWEYRIWFLALEALLLLSGIVAFKLFKGLFQPLDLLLAGADSLREKDFTTRLRLSGQPEMDALIGVYNKMIETLQDERLALQEQHFFLEKIMAASPAGIITFDFEQKVSMANPAAEQFFQCPARGMNGKRLEELSSPLSAPLRALKAGESILVTMHGIRRLKCIRSEFLDRGFPRTFFLLEELTEELRQSEKAAYEKLIRMMSHEVNNSIGAANSLLHSSLHYRDQLREEDRMDFVNAIRIAISRTEHLNAFMKSFADIVRLPQPVKSPVDLKAMLGEICALMKPECDSRSIEIRTEFDVSANVSRPIDPHQMEQVFVNILKNAMEAIGREGVIRVRLEQRGSGLLISIEDTGSGIPPEVKHLIFTPFFSTKETGQGIGLTLVQEILTHHRFEFNLDGDPGGPTRFTIQIP
- a CDS encoding sigma-54 dependent transcriptional regulator; this translates as MNNEILLIDDDPSVLASLALLLKQAGYRTRSAASPSEALAHLSSRDVDLVIQDMNFTRNTTGEEGLRLLAQIRTSHEQVPVILMTGWGSIALAVQGVRAGASDFITKPWTNEQLLQSVKTALGLARVNPRGVRPRTPTREELDTQYDFSPIIGSDPKLLAALEIAGRVSATDASVLITGESGTGKELVAEAIHRNSNRRDGPFLKVNIAGISSSLFDSEMFGHVKGAFTDARQDRAGRFEAAAGGTIFLDEIGDLDGSCQVKMLRVLQDRTFEQVGSSETRAVDVRVLSATNADLSDAVSRGKFREDLLYRLNLIAIHLAPLRERRGDIPLLAGYFIQSLANVYRRATLSIAPDAMRWLQGLHWPGNIRQLRHVIERAVLLCGKEILTIEDFSASMSPGPDAAKEQALPPVGSATLDEIERGMILKSMEHFEGNISKVAQSLGLSRAALYRRFEKFGIRT